One Blattabacterium cuenoti DNA window includes the following coding sequences:
- a CDS encoding acetyl-CoA carboxylase carboxyltransferase subunit alpha: protein MEYLDFEQPIQEIQKQYINCLIIEKKSGIDMKNVCDQLKNKMEKIIKKIHTNLTPWQRVQLSRHPNRPYTLDYVQYLTKKSFIELHGDRNFSDDKAIIGGFGKIDEITFMIIGTQKGRNIKDRQYRRFGMPNPEGYRKALRLMKLSEKFRKPIITFIDTPGAFPGMDAEKRGQGEAIGKNIYEMMCLKVPIIVLIIGEGASGGALGIGIGDKVSMMENSWFSIISPESCSTILWGNWNKKEESSSGLKLTADKMYKYNLIDDIIKEPLGGAHFFPEKAFKIVKKKIMKYYKELSKIDIESIVRYRKNKYLSMGVFDE from the coding sequence ATGGAATATTTAGATTTTGAACAACCAATACAAGAAATTCAAAAACAATATATCAATTGTTTAATCATAGAGAAAAAAAGTGGAATAGATATGAAAAATGTTTGTGATCAATTGAAGAATAAAATGGAAAAAATAATAAAAAAAATACATACCAATTTAACGCCTTGGCAACGAGTTCAATTATCTAGACATCCTAATAGACCTTATACATTAGATTATGTACAATATTTAACAAAAAAATCTTTTATAGAATTACATGGAGATCGTAATTTTAGTGATGATAAGGCAATAATAGGTGGATTTGGAAAAATAGATGAAATTACCTTTATGATAATAGGTACTCAAAAAGGTAGAAATATTAAAGATAGACAATATAGAAGATTTGGAATGCCTAATCCAGAAGGATATAGAAAAGCATTACGTCTTATGAAATTATCAGAAAAATTTAGAAAACCTATTATTACATTTATTGATACTCCAGGAGCATTTCCAGGAATGGATGCAGAAAAAAGAGGACAAGGGGAAGCTATAGGAAAAAATATATATGAGATGATGTGTTTAAAAGTTCCTATTATTGTTTTAATTATTGGAGAAGGAGCTAGTGGGGGGGCATTAGGTATTGGAATAGGTGATAAAGTTTCTATGATGGAAAATTCTTGGTTTTCTATAATTTCTCCAGAAAGTTGTTCTACGATACTTTGGGGAAATTGGAATAAAAAAGAAGAATCTTCATCTGGATTAAAATTAACGGCAGATAAAATGTATAAGTATAATCTTATAGATGATATAATTAAAGAACCCTTAGGGGGAGCTCATTTTTTTCCTGAAAAAGCTTTTAAAATAGTAAAGAAAAAAATAATGAAATATTATAAGGAATTATCTAAAATCGATATAGAATCAATTGTTAGATATAGAAAAAATAAATATTTATCTATGGGAGTTTTTGATGAATAA
- a CDS encoding succinate dehydrogenase/fumarate reductase iron-sulfur subunit: MDNLLNFKLKIWRQNNSVKIGKFKTYKVNNISPNSSFLEMLDIVNNNIIFSKKEDPISFDHDCREGICGMCSLYINGRAHGPDKLTTTCQLYMRNFVNNETIWIEPWRSKSFPIIKDLIVDRSSFDRIISSGGFISVNTFGNTVDGNNILISKNQSEKSFNAASCIGCGACVASCKNGSAMLFVSSKIAQLSMIPQGQIERKKRVINMVNKMDEEGFGSCTNTKTCEVECPKGISTEHISILNKEYILSFF; this comes from the coding sequence ATGGACAATTTACTTAATTTCAAATTAAAAATTTGGAGACAAAATAATAGTGTAAAAATAGGAAAGTTTAAAACTTATAAGGTTAATAATATATCTCCTAATAGTTCTTTTTTAGAAATGTTGGATATAGTAAATAACAATATTATTTTCTCAAAAAAAGAAGATCCTATATCATTTGATCACGATTGTAGAGAGGGGATATGTGGAATGTGTTCCCTATATATAAATGGGAGAGCTCATGGACCTGATAAGTTAACTACAACTTGTCAATTATATATGAGAAATTTTGTTAATAATGAAACTATATGGATAGAACCATGGAGATCTAAATCGTTCCCTATTATTAAAGATCTTATTGTGGATAGATCTTCTTTTGATAGAATTATTTCATCTGGTGGTTTTATTTCGGTTAATACATTTGGAAATACAGTGGATGGAAATAATATTTTAATATCTAAAAATCAATCAGAAAAATCTTTTAATGCAGCTTCTTGTATTGGATGTGGAGCATGTGTAGCTTCATGTAAAAATGGATCTGCTATGTTATTTGTTTCCTCAAAAATTGCACAATTATCTATGATCCCCCAAGGTCAAATAGAAAGAAAAAAAAGAGTAATAAATATGGTAAATAAAATGGATGAAGAAGGATTTGGGAGTTGTACTAATACAAAAACTTGTGAAGTTGAATGTCCAAAGGGAATATCCACTGAACATATTTCTATTTTAAATAAAGAATATATTCTTTCATTTTTTTGA
- a CDS encoding fumarate reductase/succinate dehydrogenase flavoprotein subunit, translating to MQKNNLNSRIPKGNLYEKWRNCKYSLKKISPNNRNKIEIIVVGTGLAGGSAASTLAELGYKVKSFCYQDSPRRAHSVAAQGGINASKNYKIDNDSTYQLFYDTIKGGDFRSRESNVYRLSEISSDIIDQCVAQGVPFARDYAGYLDTRSFGGTKVSRTFYSKGQTGQQLLLACYSAMSRQIGKGRIKMYSRHDMLDLVIVDGCARGIITRNLLTGEIEKHVSHAVVIASGGYGNIFFLSTNAMGSNASVIWKVHKNGGYFANPCFTQIHPTCIPIHGNYQSKLTLMSESLRNDGRIWVPIKIEDSVLIRIGKKKPSDINEKERDYFLERRYPSFGNLVPRDVASRASKERCDKGYGIENNETKEGVFLDFEHSMIKYGKEIANELGMDLKRINYSKLKNMGKKVINAKYGNLFHMYKRITNDDPFYVPMKIYPAVHYTMGGLWVDYHLMSTIPGCFVIGEANFSDHGANRLGASALMQGLADGYFILPYTISNYLSKYVNEKHKLTVKNNEFTKSEKKVKNIIRKLIKIKGKKSVDFFHKKLGNIMWKYIGMTRNVNGLMKSIEYIKEIRNEFWKNVIVPGNEIENGMNYELEKAIRLADFLELGELMAMDALKRNESCGSHFREEYQTKDGEALRDDIKYKNVFAWEYLSNKKISEEMIHKENLDFKYIKIESRSYK from the coding sequence ATGCAAAAAAATAATTTAAATTCAAGAATTCCGAAAGGAAATTTATATGAAAAATGGAGAAATTGTAAATATTCTCTAAAAAAAATATCACCTAATAATCGAAATAAGATAGAAATAATCGTAGTTGGTACAGGACTTGCGGGTGGATCTGCTGCATCAACTCTGGCTGAATTAGGTTATAAAGTAAAATCGTTTTGTTATCAAGATTCTCCAAGAAGAGCTCATTCTGTTGCAGCTCAGGGAGGAATTAATGCTTCTAAAAATTATAAAATTGATAACGATTCAACTTATCAATTATTTTATGATACAATAAAAGGTGGTGATTTTAGATCTAGAGAATCTAATGTATATCGTTTATCAGAAATATCTTCTGATATTATAGATCAATGTGTGGCACAAGGTGTTCCTTTTGCTCGTGATTATGCTGGTTATCTTGATACTAGATCATTTGGAGGAACAAAAGTTTCAAGAACTTTTTATTCAAAAGGACAAACTGGTCAACAACTTTTATTAGCTTGTTATTCTGCCATGTCTAGGCAAATAGGGAAAGGAAGAATAAAAATGTATAGTAGACATGATATGTTGGATTTAGTAATTGTTGACGGATGTGCTAGAGGTATAATTACTAGAAATTTATTAACTGGAGAAATAGAAAAACATGTATCCCATGCTGTAGTTATAGCTTCGGGAGGATATGGTAATATATTTTTTTTATCTACTAATGCTATGGGGTCTAATGCTAGTGTTATATGGAAAGTTCATAAAAATGGAGGATATTTTGCTAATCCATGTTTTACACAAATACATCCAACATGTATACCAATACATGGTAATTATCAATCTAAATTAACATTAATGTCTGAATCATTACGTAATGATGGAAGAATATGGGTACCAATAAAAATTGAAGATTCTGTTTTAATACGGATTGGTAAAAAAAAACCATCGGATATTAATGAAAAAGAAAGAGACTATTTTTTAGAAAGACGTTATCCTTCTTTTGGAAATCTTGTTCCAAGAGATGTAGCATCTAGAGCCTCTAAAGAACGTTGTGATAAAGGATATGGTATAGAAAACAATGAAACAAAAGAAGGAGTATTTTTAGATTTTGAACATTCTATGATTAAATATGGAAAAGAAATAGCGAATGAATTAGGTATGGATTTAAAAAGAATAAATTATTCAAAATTAAAAAATATGGGGAAAAAAGTAATAAATGCTAAATATGGTAATTTATTTCATATGTATAAAAGAATTACTAATGATGACCCATTTTATGTTCCTATGAAAATTTATCCTGCAGTTCATTATACTATGGGGGGGTTATGGGTTGATTATCATCTAATGTCTACTATTCCAGGATGTTTTGTTATAGGAGAAGCAAATTTTTCAGATCATGGAGCTAATAGATTAGGTGCTTCGGCATTAATGCAAGGATTGGCAGATGGATACTTTATTCTTCCTTATACTATTTCTAATTATTTATCTAAATATGTAAATGAAAAACATAAATTAACAGTAAAAAATAATGAATTTACAAAATCTGAAAAAAAAGTAAAAAATATAATTAGAAAACTAATTAAAATAAAAGGTAAAAAATCAGTAGATTTTTTTCATAAAAAGCTTGGAAATATTATGTGGAAATATATAGGAATGACAAGAAATGTTAATGGATTAATGAAGTCTATAGAATATATAAAAGAAATTCGTAATGAATTTTGGAAAAATGTTATAGTACCTGGAAATGAAATAGAAAATGGAATGAATTATGAACTAGAAAAAGCTATACGATTAGCTGATTTTTTAGAATTAGGAGAATTGATGGCTATGGATGCTTTAAAGAGAAATGAATCTTGTGGTAGTCATTTTAGAGAAGAATATCAAACAAAAGATGGAGAAGCATTACGTGATGACATAAAATATAAAAATGTTTTTGCTTGGGAATATTTATCGAATAAAAAAATTAGTGAAGAAATGATTCATAAAGAAAATTTAGATTTTAAATATATTAAAATAGAATCAAGGTCTTATAAATAA
- a CDS encoding succinate dehydrogenase cytochrome b subunit — MNISYLNIFQSSIGKKIIMAFTGIFLMIFLLLHLSVNLFLFLGESAFNNAVFFMKKNIIIRIMEYFLASGFIIHIFMGIKLSVQNKISKGNQRYMNFFSIINALINRKMIITGILILCFIILHLINFSFPMKYSSNNYISDYYIVTSLFKNPFYTFIYIFSFIILGIHLNHGFQSVFQTLGLSSKKSIVWIKLLGYFYLWFICSGFSLIAIWFFFN, encoded by the coding sequence GTGAATATAAGTTATTTAAATATTTTTCAATCTTCTATTGGTAAGAAAATAATTATGGCATTTACTGGAATTTTTCTCATGATTTTTTTGTTATTACATTTAAGTGTTAATTTATTTCTTTTTTTAGGAGAATCAGCATTTAATAATGCAGTTTTTTTTATGAAAAAAAATATTATTATTCGTATAATGGAATATTTTCTTGCTTCTGGATTTATTATTCATATTTTCATGGGAATAAAATTATCCGTTCAAAATAAAATATCTAAAGGAAATCAAAGATATATGAATTTTTTCTCTATAATTAATGCATTGATTAATAGAAAAATGATAATTACAGGAATATTAATTTTATGTTTTATAATATTACATTTAATAAATTTTTCATTTCCTATGAAATATTCTTCTAATAATTATATTTCAGATTATTATATAGTAACTTCTTTATTTAAAAATCCATTTTATACCTTTATATATATATTTTCTTTTATAATTCTTGGAATTCATTTAAATCATGGATTTCAATCGGTTTTTCAAACGTTAGGATTATCTAGTAAAAAAAGTATAGTTTGGATAAAACTATTAGGATATTTTTATTTATGGTTTATTTGTTCTGGATTTTCTTTAATTGCTATTTGGTTTTTTTTTAATTAA
- a CDS encoding cysteine desulfurase family protein, with protein sequence MKKVYLDNAASTPVRNEVIKIMMDTLKYTFGNPSSLQHSYGRKARSLIEESRMNIANIINSDPNEIIFTSGGTEANELVFKFSIQYLNIKHIFTSKIEHISVLNSINSLSKKNNISVNFIHFDKNGIIDLNHIDYLMKKFSSYSNNILVSLMYVNNEIGNILNVQSVIDLCNKYNSYFHSDAIQFIGNFPINMKKLKIDFITASAHKFYGPKGIGFVFIRKNILNKIIIGNNQQEYGIRLGTENISGIVGASTALQLSYHNLKNHIKKIKELKSYCILQLEKFIPSIIFNGLSRDLNRSSHSILNFLYPTSKIDYLFYFQLDLMGISISKGSSCKSYKNKTSHVIQLITDKIFLKKMMPIRISFGIFNEKKDIDLFIKALKEIKIK encoded by the coding sequence ATGAAAAAAGTATATTTAGATAATGCAGCATCGACTCCTGTAAGAAATGAAGTAATAAAAATCATGATGGATACCTTAAAATATACATTTGGAAATCCATCATCTTTACAACATAGTTATGGAAGAAAGGCTAGATCTTTAATAGAAGAATCTAGAATGAATATAGCTAATATTATAAATTCTGATCCTAATGAAATTATTTTTACATCTGGAGGAACTGAGGCAAATGAATTAGTATTTAAATTTTCTATACAATATTTAAATATTAAACATATTTTCACTTCTAAAATAGAACATATTTCCGTTTTAAATTCAATTAATAGTTTATCTAAAAAAAATAATATATCCGTTAATTTTATTCATTTTGATAAAAATGGAATTATTGATTTAAATCATATAGATTATTTAATGAAAAAATTTTCTTCATATTCAAATAATATTTTAGTTAGTTTAATGTATGTTAATAATGAAATTGGAAATATATTGAACGTACAATCAGTTATTGATTTATGTAATAAATATAATTCTTATTTTCATTCTGATGCTATTCAGTTTATAGGAAATTTTCCTATTAATATGAAAAAACTAAAAATAGATTTTATAACTGCAAGTGCTCATAAGTTTTATGGACCAAAAGGAATAGGATTTGTTTTTATTAGGAAGAATATTTTAAATAAAATTATTATAGGAAATAATCAACAAGAATATGGTATTCGTTTAGGTACTGAAAATATATCAGGAATAGTAGGGGCATCAACAGCATTACAATTATCTTATCATAATTTAAAAAATCATATAAAAAAAATTAAGGAATTAAAATCCTATTGTATTCTACAATTAGAAAAATTTATTCCATCTATAATATTTAATGGATTATCTAGGGATTTAAATAGAAGTAGTCATTCTATACTAAATTTTTTATATCCTACATCAAAAATAGATTATTTATTTTATTTTCAATTAGATTTAATGGGAATTTCTATCTCCAAGGGAAGTTCTTGTAAAAGTTATAAAAATAAAACTTCTCATGTTATTCAATTAATTACAGATAAAATATTTTTAAAAAAAATGATGCCCATAAGAATATCTTTTGGAATTTTTAATGAAAAAAAAGATATAGATTTGTTTATAAAAGCTCTAAAAGAGATTAAAATTAAATAA
- a CDS encoding deoxyhypusine synthase family protein, producing MKHSPITYFIKKYFCHFNALSLYEAAKSYKNHIENNGKMMITLAGAMSTAEIGKILADMIRKGKVHIISCTGANLEEDILNLISKSFYKNIINYKDLTPNDEENLLKKGYNRITDTCIPEEMAFKKLQKHIFFVWDQAKKKSKRYFPHEYIYQILLENMLEPYNINPNDSWVLAAAKKNIPLIVPGWEDSTMGNIFSSYCIKKLFDPFLIKSGIEYMIYLSNWYKKECNKHKIGFFQIGGGISGDFPICVVPMLSQDVGTPTPLWDYFCQISDSTTSYGSYSGAVPNEKITWGKLNKNTPKFMIESDATIVAPLIFAYILNM from the coding sequence ATGAAACATTCTCCCATAACTTATTTTATAAAGAAATATTTTTGTCATTTTAATGCTCTAAGTTTATACGAAGCAGCAAAATCATACAAAAATCATATTGAAAATAATGGAAAAATGATGATTACATTAGCAGGAGCTATGAGCACTGCAGAAATAGGAAAAATTTTAGCTGATATGATTAGAAAAGGAAAGGTACATATTATTTCTTGTACGGGAGCTAACTTAGAAGAAGATATATTAAATTTAATATCAAAATCTTTTTATAAAAATATTATTAATTACAAAGATTTAACTCCTAATGATGAAGAAAATTTATTAAAAAAAGGATATAACAGAATAACAGATACTTGTATACCAGAAGAAATGGCTTTTAAAAAATTACAAAAACATATTTTCTTTGTATGGGATCAAGCAAAAAAAAAATCAAAACGATATTTTCCTCATGAATATATATATCAAATTTTGTTAGAAAATATGTTAGAACCATATAATATAAATCCCAATGATAGTTGGGTTTTAGCTGCAGCTAAAAAAAATATACCATTAATAGTTCCAGGATGGGAAGATAGTACAATGGGAAATATTTTTTCATCATATTGTATAAAGAAATTATTTGATCCTTTTTTAATAAAAAGCGGTATTGAATATATGATTTATTTGTCTAATTGGTATAAAAAAGAATGTAATAAACATAAAATAGGGTTTTTTCAAATTGGAGGGGGGATTTCTGGAGATTTTCCTATATGTGTCGTACCTATGTTATCTCAAGATGTTGGTACTCCAACTCCATTATGGGATTATTTTTGTCAAATTTCTGATTCTACTACCAGTTATGGATCTTATTCTGGAGCAGTTCCTAATGAAAAAATAACTTGGGGAAAGTTAAATAAAAATACTCCAAAATTTATGATTGAATCAGATGCTACTATAGTAGCTCCATTAATTTTTGCATATATATTAAATATGTAA
- the lpdA gene encoding dihydrolipoyl dehydrogenase, with translation MNNISSYDLIIIGSGPGGYVSAIRSSQLGLKTAIIEKYSSLGGTCLNVGCIPSKCLLDSSKKFFLAKKNFYSHGIFFENLKFDLKKIINRKDKVIENINNGIKYLMKKNKIDIYHGIGYFKTKNILSIFDEKLMTEKEKIKFNFCIIATGSKPIKFPYIKKFKKNIISSTEALNIKEVPKRLITIGGGIIGLELSSIFNRLGSEVTIIDNMKHIISNMDESLSNEMKKILEKSSIKINTSLSIENIISDDYNISVITKNKLGEKILFKGDYCLISVGRKAYTENLGLNNIGIKTDKNGFIIVNSFLQSTLNNIYAIGDVIGGKMLAHKAEEEGLYAVEHISGQKPNKINYNLVPSVIYTHPEVASVGYTENELKKNRLKYNVGIFPMKALGRAHTIGNTIGFLKMITDKVTDEILGVHIISDAASEMIMEAVVSMEFKASSEDIYRICHPHPSFSESFKEASLLNFENRAIHI, from the coding sequence ATGAACAATATATCATCATATGATCTTATAATTATAGGATCTGGTCCTGGAGGATATGTTTCAGCGATTAGATCTAGTCAACTTGGATTAAAAACTGCAATTATAGAAAAATATTCGTCATTAGGTGGGACATGTTTAAATGTAGGATGTATTCCATCAAAATGCCTTTTAGATTCTTCTAAAAAATTTTTTTTAGCAAAAAAAAATTTTTACTCACATGGAATATTTTTTGAAAATTTAAAATTTGATTTAAAAAAAATTATAAATAGAAAAGATAAAGTAATTGAAAATATAAACAATGGAATTAAATATTTAATGAAAAAAAATAAAATAGATATTTATCATGGAATTGGGTATTTTAAAACAAAAAATATATTATCTATTTTTGATGAAAAATTAATGACAGAAAAAGAAAAAATTAAATTTAATTTTTGTATCATAGCCACTGGATCTAAACCAATAAAATTTCCTTATATAAAAAAATTTAAAAAAAATATTATATCCTCTACAGAGGCATTAAATATAAAAGAAGTTCCAAAAAGATTAATAACAATTGGAGGAGGTATTATTGGATTAGAATTAAGTTCTATTTTTAATAGATTAGGTAGTGAAGTTACTATTATTGATAATATGAAACATATTATATCTAATATGGACGAATCATTAAGTAATGAAATGAAAAAAATATTGGAAAAATCATCTATAAAAATAAATACATCTTTATCAATTGAAAACATAATCTCTGATGACTATAATATATCTGTTATCACAAAAAATAAATTAGGAGAAAAAATATTATTTAAGGGAGATTATTGTTTAATATCAGTAGGAAGAAAAGCTTATACTGAAAATTTAGGATTAAATAATATAGGAATAAAAACTGACAAAAATGGTTTTATTATAGTAAATTCTTTCTTACAAAGTACATTAAATAATATTTATGCAATTGGAGATGTTATTGGAGGTAAAATGCTAGCACATAAAGCAGAAGAAGAAGGTCTCTATGCTGTTGAACACATTTCAGGACAAAAACCTAATAAAATCAATTATAATTTAGTACCATCAGTAATTTATACTCATCCTGAAGTAGCAAGTGTCGGATATACAGAAAATGAATTGAAAAAAAATAGATTAAAATACAATGTAGGAATTTTTCCAATGAAAGCTTTAGGTAGAGCTCATACTATTGGAAATACAATTGGTTTTTTAAAAATGATTACTGATAAAGTAACGGACGAAATTCTAGGAGTTCATATAATTAGTGATGCTGCTTCAGAAATGATCATGGAAGCGGTAGTTTCTATGGAATTTAAAGCTTCTTCTGAAGATATATATAGAATATGTCATCCTCATCCTAGTTTTAGTGAGTCTTTTAAAGAAGCTTCATTATTAAATTTTGAAAATCGTGCAATTCATATATAA
- the ung gene encoding uracil-DNA glycosylase has protein sequence MDKNDKFNWKIFIKKECEEYYFKKLLKFLRFEYINYNCYPKQENIFSFMKYCPFHTIKVVLLGQDPYYKKGQADGLCFSVPNGISFPPSLKNIFIEINNCFNYKKYPNNGSLIRWAKQGVLLLNSILTVRNGIPKSHKNRGWEIFTNKIIHIISLKKKHIVFLLWGKYAHEKENLIFVKNDHYILKTSHPSPFSSHLGFIGCRHFLKTNKFLYTYKKPIIEWK, from the coding sequence ATGGATAAAAATGATAAATTTAACTGGAAGATTTTTATAAAAAAAGAATGTGAGGAATATTATTTTAAAAAATTATTGAAATTTCTTCGATTTGAATATATAAATTATAATTGTTATCCAAAACAAGAAAATATTTTTTCTTTTATGAAATACTGTCCTTTTCATACTATAAAAGTAGTTTTATTAGGACAAGATCCTTATTATAAAAAAGGACAGGCAGATGGATTATGTTTTTCTGTTCCTAATGGAATTTCATTTCCTCCTTCTTTGAAGAATATTTTTATAGAAATAAATAATTGTTTTAATTATAAAAAATATCCTAATAATGGATCATTAATTAGATGGGCAAAACAAGGTGTATTATTATTAAATTCTATATTAACTGTTAGAAATGGAATTCCAAAATCACATAAAAATCGTGGATGGGAAATATTTACAAATAAAATTATACATATAATTTCATTAAAAAAAAAACATATTGTTTTTCTTTTATGGGGAAAATATGCTCATGAAAAAGAAAATTTAATTTTCGTTAAAAACGATCATTATATTTTAAAAACATCTCATCCATCTCCATTTTCTTCTCATTTGGGTTTCATTGGATGTAGACATTTTTTAAAAACTAATAAATTTTTATATACATATAAAAAACCAATTATTGAATGGAAATGA
- a CDS encoding 4Fe-4S binding protein, whose product MSIKITNDCINCGACEPECPNKAIYEGGKKWRMSDGTSLKKGSNINYDPTLFNNPIKNNIYFIIKEKCTECIGFYDEPQCIEICPVNCCILDKKNIETKKDLINKKLFLHG is encoded by the coding sequence ATGTCTATAAAAATTACAAATGATTGTATAAATTGTGGTGCATGTGAACCTGAATGTCCAAACAAAGCAATTTACGAAGGAGGAAAAAAATGGAGAATGTCAGACGGAACTTCTTTAAAAAAAGGATCTAATATTAATTATGATCCTACATTATTTAATAATCCAATAAAAAATAATATATACTTTATTATTAAGGAAAAATGTACAGAATGTATAGGATTTTATGATGAACCACAGTGTATAGAAATATGTCCAGTAAATTGTTGTATTTTAGATAAAAAAAATATAGAAACTAAAAAAGATTTAATAAATAAAAAATTATTTTTACATGGATAA
- a CDS encoding acyl-CoA reductase: MIKIIKSFVTLGKLLSEFKNIYKKKYRYTYFNKFFVEFESLLTKKQWFLKEDLIISFDYWSKVLKKDKIESWIEKYPINRNQKNVLVIMPGNIPMAGFHDLLCVILSGNNIIIKLSEKDNIIIPIICRILINENSSIKNKIKFTKNFLNEKYDCVIATGNNNSFRYFNFFFLKKNIPSLIRKNRISISVLQGNENKNDLLNLSKDILYYYGRGCRNVGKIFIPYNYNIDLILKSSYICRYVKKNRKYMNNYKYYKSIFIMNKINFFKNEFLILKKEKKYNSPISILYYEFYKNLENLKKNIYNYHKNIQCIISKNFIKEEIHFGTSQYPKLEEYPDKIDTIKFLNKLIK, from the coding sequence ATGATAAAAATAATAAAAAGTTTTGTTACTTTAGGTAAGTTATTATCAGAATTCAAAAATATATATAAAAAAAAATATAGATATACATATTTTAATAAATTTTTTGTAGAATTTGAATCCTTATTAACAAAAAAACAATGGTTTTTAAAAGAAGATTTGATTATATCATTTGATTATTGGAGTAAAGTTTTAAAAAAAGATAAAATAGAATCATGGATTGAAAAATATCCTATTAATAGAAATCAAAAAAATGTCCTCGTTATAATGCCTGGTAATATTCCTATGGCAGGGTTTCATGATTTATTATGTGTTATTTTATCAGGAAATAATATAATAATAAAGTTATCAGAAAAAGATAATATTATTATTCCTATAATATGTAGAATATTAATTAATGAAAATTCATCAATTAAAAATAAGATTAAATTCACAAAAAATTTTTTAAATGAAAAATATGATTGTGTAATTGCTACAGGGAATAATAATTCCTTTCGATATTTTAATTTTTTTTTTTTAAAAAAAAATATTCCATCTTTGATTAGAAAAAATAGAATATCTATATCCGTATTACAAGGAAATGAAAATAAAAATGATTTATTGAACTTATCGAAAGATATTTTATATTATTATGGAAGAGGATGTAGAAATGTAGGAAAAATATTTATACCATACAATTATAATATAGATTTAATATTAAAGTCATCATATATATGTAGATATGTAAAAAAAAATAGAAAATATATGAATAACTATAAATATTATAAATCCATTTTTATAATGAACAAAATTAATTTTTTTAAAAATGAATTTTTAATTCTTAAAAAAGAAAAAAAATATAATAGCCCGATTTCTATTTTATATTATGAATTTTATAAAAATTTAGAAAATTTAAAAAAAAATATTTATAATTATCATAAAAATATACAATGTATTATATCAAAAAATTTTATAAAAGAAGAAATTCATTTTGGAACATCTCAATATCCAAAATTAGAAGAATATCCAGATAAAATTGATACTATCAAATTTTTAAATAAATTAATAAAATGA